A region of Stigmatella erecta DNA encodes the following proteins:
- a CDS encoding GH92 family glycosyl hydrolase — translation MLAIAVAVMAICCGSSSEPEPGPGEDPDSGTINDAGTNPDAGTGPDGGTETDGGPGTDGGTGTDAGTGTDAGPGTDAGPDDGGSVPVPTDFFSSFEDGEPQPNWVSTVETGANGQKKSSGVSGEADTQIRGNIMDQVTEVTASGENPPDETAIRIADGELTSKWLVFTAQGWVRVKLREPIAVRRYAVSSANDAPERDPSAWTLEGSQDGVSWTVIDTRGGVSFASRFETLTYEFTNTTAYAYYRLNVTANQSGNILQLAELQLSNGDNTPRPLTDMKSFTGNGPGASWNSKLGAGFTGKRALRFAGSIPENGRGYSYNKVFDVDVRVTPLTELSYLLFADEATNNPHYPGTYAAVDLAFDDGTYLSELNAVDQHHAILSPAGQGASRTLYSNDWNYKVSRIGEVAAGKRIQRILVGYDNPQGPVKAFGGWIDDVRIQEARPSPKPSHLSDYVTTLRGTYSSGTFSRGNNFPATAVPHGFNFWTPVTNAGTTSWLYEYHRRNDANNHPLLQALALSHQPSPWMGDRQSFHVMPSAAEGTPAAGRAARALPFQHANETALPHYYGVKFNNGIRAELTPTDHAAMFRFTFPGDDASLIFDNVTNQGGLSLDASARTLSGYSDVGSGLSVGASRLFIYATFDRPVSASGMLPGGGGANVTGYFRFTVPSNDRTVTMRIATSLISLDQAKKNLALEISNDDTFATVKARAQMLWDQKLGIIEVRGASDDALVTLYSNLYRLFLYPNSGFENTGTEAAPVYMHASPVAPAVGASTPTQTGAKLVSGKIYVNNGFWDTYRVTWPAYALFSPAKAGEMADGFVQQYKEGGWVARWSSPGYADLMTGTSSDVSFADVYVKGVRNFDAEAAFDAALRNATVRPTGGGVGRKGLESSIFLGYTPVTTGAGLSWAMAGYLNDFGIANMASTLAEDANHPRRQEFAESAEYFRERSQHYVNLFDPSIQFFQGKTAEGAFVTPPHQYDPRRWGGDYTETNGWNMAFDAPYDGLGLANLYGGRMNLAAKLDQFFDTPETAEFPGGYGGIIHEMREARDVRMGQLGLSNQPSFHIPYMYLHAGQPWKTQEKVRDALARLWVGSNIGQGYVGDEDNGATSAWQIFSSLGFFPLQVGSADYVIGSPVFTQAVIHLENGKRIQIDTVNNGPKNVYVQGLKLNGQPYAKTSIPHALLAEGASLVFEMGPSPSSWGTGAENAPPSLTTDDNIPSPLRDFAVGTQATSSDGTNVAALFDNTSETSVSFTSANPVVQHLFTSGGQKVTFYTLTSGTTGTDPTGWTLSGSNDGVSYTVLDARSAQVFRWRSQTRPFRIANPGTYTHYRLELTGAAGVTLSELELLGKP, via the coding sequence TTGCTCGCCATCGCTGTGGCCGTGATGGCCATCTGTTGTGGCTCTTCGTCCGAGCCTGAGCCCGGCCCGGGGGAAGATCCCGACTCGGGCACCATCAACGACGCGGGGACGAATCCCGACGCGGGGACCGGGCCGGACGGAGGAACAGAGACGGATGGTGGCCCCGGGACGGACGGGGGCACGGGCACGGACGCGGGGACCGGGACGGATGCAGGACCCGGCACGGACGCGGGCCCCGATGACGGCGGCTCCGTGCCGGTGCCCACGGACTTCTTCTCGTCGTTCGAGGACGGTGAACCGCAACCCAACTGGGTCTCCACGGTCGAAACCGGCGCCAATGGGCAGAAGAAGTCCTCGGGGGTCTCCGGGGAGGCGGACACGCAGATCCGCGGCAACATCATGGATCAGGTGACCGAGGTGACGGCCAGCGGCGAGAACCCCCCCGACGAGACGGCGATCCGCATCGCCGACGGGGAGCTGACCTCCAAGTGGCTGGTGTTCACGGCGCAAGGATGGGTGAGGGTCAAGCTCCGGGAGCCCATCGCCGTGAGGCGCTACGCTGTCTCCTCGGCCAATGATGCGCCCGAGCGTGACCCCTCCGCCTGGACCCTGGAGGGCTCGCAGGACGGGGTGAGCTGGACGGTGATCGACACCCGCGGCGGCGTGTCGTTCGCCTCGCGCTTCGAGACCCTCACCTACGAGTTCACCAACACCACCGCCTACGCTTATTACCGGCTCAACGTCACCGCCAACCAGAGCGGCAACATCCTGCAGCTCGCCGAGCTTCAGCTCTCCAATGGCGACAACACGCCGCGGCCCTTGACGGACATGAAGAGCTTCACCGGCAACGGCCCGGGGGCGTCGTGGAACTCCAAGCTCGGGGCGGGCTTCACGGGCAAGCGCGCGTTGCGCTTCGCGGGCTCGATACCGGAAAACGGCCGGGGCTATTCCTACAACAAGGTGTTCGACGTCGACGTGCGGGTCACGCCCTTGACGGAGCTGTCGTATCTGCTCTTCGCGGACGAGGCGACGAACAACCCCCATTACCCGGGGACCTATGCGGCGGTCGATCTCGCCTTCGATGACGGCACCTACCTGAGCGAGCTGAACGCGGTTGATCAGCACCACGCGATCCTGAGCCCGGCGGGGCAGGGCGCCTCGCGCACGCTCTATTCCAACGATTGGAACTACAAGGTCTCCCGCATCGGCGAGGTCGCCGCCGGCAAGCGCATCCAGCGCATCCTGGTGGGCTACGACAATCCGCAAGGTCCGGTGAAGGCCTTCGGGGGATGGATTGACGATGTGCGCATCCAGGAAGCGCGCCCCAGCCCGAAGCCGTCGCACCTGTCGGATTACGTGACGACCCTGCGGGGCACGTACTCGAGCGGCACCTTCTCGCGGGGAAACAACTTCCCCGCGACGGCCGTGCCGCACGGGTTCAACTTCTGGACCCCGGTGACGAACGCGGGCACGACGAGCTGGCTGTACGAGTACCACCGCCGCAACGACGCGAACAACCACCCGCTGCTCCAGGCGCTGGCCCTGAGCCACCAGCCGAGCCCGTGGATGGGAGACCGCCAGAGCTTCCACGTCATGCCGTCGGCGGCGGAGGGGACGCCGGCCGCGGGCCGTGCGGCGCGCGCCCTGCCCTTCCAGCACGCGAACGAGACCGCCCTGCCCCACTACTACGGGGTGAAGTTCAACAACGGCATCCGGGCCGAGCTCACGCCCACGGACCACGCGGCGATGTTCCGCTTCACGTTCCCCGGCGACGACGCCAGCCTCATCTTCGACAACGTGACGAACCAGGGAGGGCTCTCCCTCGACGCCTCCGCGCGCACCCTGTCGGGCTACTCCGACGTGGGCAGCGGGCTGTCGGTGGGCGCCTCGCGGCTCTTCATCTACGCCACGTTCGACCGGCCGGTGTCCGCCAGCGGCATGCTCCCGGGAGGGGGCGGCGCGAACGTGACCGGCTACTTCCGCTTCACCGTGCCTTCGAACGACCGCACCGTGACCATGCGGATCGCCACCTCGCTCATCAGCCTTGACCAGGCCAAGAAGAACCTCGCGCTGGAGATCTCCAACGACGACACCTTCGCCACCGTGAAGGCTCGCGCGCAGATGCTCTGGGACCAGAAGCTCGGCATCATCGAGGTGCGCGGTGCCAGCGACGACGCGCTCGTCACGCTCTACTCCAACCTGTACCGGCTGTTCCTGTATCCGAACTCCGGCTTCGAGAACACCGGCACGGAAGCCGCGCCCGTCTACATGCACGCCAGCCCCGTGGCCCCCGCGGTGGGCGCGAGCACGCCCACCCAGACGGGCGCGAAGCTCGTCAGCGGGAAGATCTACGTGAACAACGGCTTCTGGGACACCTACCGGGTGACCTGGCCGGCCTACGCGCTGTTCTCGCCGGCGAAGGCGGGCGAGATGGCCGACGGCTTCGTGCAGCAATACAAGGAAGGCGGCTGGGTGGCTCGCTGGTCCTCGCCGGGCTACGCGGACCTCATGACGGGCACGAGCTCGGACGTCTCCTTCGCCGACGTCTACGTGAAGGGCGTGCGGAACTTCGACGCGGAGGCGGCCTTCGACGCGGCCCTGCGGAACGCGACGGTCCGGCCGACGGGCGGCGGCGTGGGGCGCAAGGGGCTCGAGTCGTCCATCTTCCTCGGCTACACCCCGGTCACGACGGGGGCCGGCCTGTCGTGGGCGATGGCCGGCTACCTGAACGACTTCGGCATCGCGAACATGGCCAGCACCCTCGCGGAGGACGCGAACCACCCGCGCCGCCAGGAGTTCGCCGAGAGCGCGGAGTACTTCCGCGAGCGCTCGCAGCACTACGTGAACCTCTTCGATCCGTCGATCCAGTTCTTCCAGGGCAAGACGGCTGAGGGCGCGTTCGTCACGCCGCCGCACCAGTATGATCCGCGGCGCTGGGGCGGCGACTACACGGAGACCAACGGCTGGAACATGGCCTTCGACGCGCCGTATGACGGCCTGGGGCTCGCCAACCTGTACGGGGGCCGGATGAATCTGGCCGCCAAGCTGGACCAGTTCTTCGACACGCCGGAGACCGCGGAGTTCCCCGGCGGCTACGGCGGCATCATCCACGAGATGCGCGAGGCACGGGATGTGCGCATGGGCCAGCTCGGCCTGAGCAATCAGCCCTCGTTCCACATCCCGTACATGTATCTCCACGCCGGACAGCCGTGGAAGACGCAGGAGAAGGTGCGCGATGCGCTCGCGCGGCTCTGGGTGGGGAGCAACATCGGCCAGGGCTACGTGGGTGACGAGGACAACGGGGCGACGTCGGCGTGGCAGATCTTCAGCTCGCTCGGCTTCTTCCCGCTCCAGGTGGGCAGCGCGGACTACGTCATCGGCTCACCGGTCTTCACGCAGGCGGTCATTCACCTGGAGAACGGCAAGCGCATCCAGATCGACACGGTCAACAACGGCCCGAAGAACGTCTACGTGCAGGGGCTGAAGCTCAACGGACAGCCGTACGCGAAGACCTCCATCCCCCACGCGCTGCTGGCCGAGGGCGCCTCGCTCGTCTTCGAGATGGGCCCTTCGCCGTCGTCCTGGGGCACGGGGGCCGAGAACGCGCCGCCGTCGCTCACCACCGATGACAACATCCCGAGCCCGCTGCGGGACTTCGCGGTGGGCACCCAGGCCACGTCGAGCGACGGCACGAACGTGGCCGCGCTCTTCGACAACACCTCGGAGACGAGCGTGAGCTTCACCTCGGCGAACCCCGTGGTGCAGCACCTCTTCACCTCGGGAGGACAGAAGGTCACCTTCTACACGCTGACGTCGGGC